From Bifidobacterium longum subsp. longum JCM 1217, one genomic window encodes:
- a CDS encoding polyribonucleotide nucleotidyltransferase encodes MEGPEIKAVEAVIDNGSFGKRTLRFETGRLAQQADGAVAAYLDDDSMILSTTTAGSSPKENYDFFPLTVDVEEKMYAAGKIPGSFFRREGRPSSEAILACRIIDRPLRPLFPHTLRNEVQVVETVLAVNPDDAYDVIALNAASASTMISGLPFEGPVSGVRLALIDGQWVAFPRWSERERAVFEIVVAGRVIENGDVAIAMIEAGAGKNAWHLIYDEGQTKPDEEVVAGGLEAAKPFIKVICEAQDELKKIAAKETKEFQLFPEYTDELYARIDEIAHKDLDEALSIAEKLPRQDRIHEIKEHVREVLANEFTDMDDAEKDKELGNAFKELQRQIVRRRILTEDYRIDGRGLRDIRTLSAEVDIVPRVHGSALFQRGETQILGVTTLNMLKMEQQIDALSGPQSKRYMHNYEMPPYSTGETGRVGSPKRREIGHGALAEKALVPVLPSREEFPYAIRQVSEAIGSNGSTSMGSVCASTLSLLAAGVPLKAPVAGIAMGLVSGDVDGKHIFKTLTDILGAEDAFGDMDFKVAGTSEFITALQLDTKLDGIPADILAAALQQAKEARATILEVINECIDGPAEMSEFAPRIITTTVPVEKIGEVIGPKGKMINQIQEDTGAEIAIEDDGTVFISSEGGEAAKKAKSIIDSIANPHVPEAGETYNGKVVKTTSFGAFVNLTPGTDGLLHISQIRNLANGERIDAVEDVLKEGDTVEVIVQGVDDRGKISLAIPGFEDQENNARPSRGDRDDRRGGRGRGDRDDRRGGRGRRSDRDDRDFDDRDDRPRRRRSDDFEDDYDDRPRRRRSDDRDFDRDDRDDDRPRRRRSADRDFDDRDDRDARDSRDDDRPRRRRSSDRDDRGDRDDRRGGSRGRGRGSDRNPRYATDDNYDDYRADREERTERPRRRVRRDFDPFED; translated from the coding sequence ATGGAGGGTCCCGAAATCAAGGCCGTTGAGGCCGTAATCGACAATGGATCGTTTGGCAAGCGCACGCTGCGCTTCGAGACCGGCCGCCTCGCCCAGCAGGCCGATGGCGCTGTGGCCGCCTACCTCGACGACGATTCCATGATTCTGTCCACCACCACCGCCGGTTCCAGCCCGAAGGAGAACTACGACTTCTTCCCGCTGACCGTTGATGTTGAAGAGAAGATGTACGCTGCCGGCAAGATTCCGGGCTCGTTCTTCCGCCGTGAAGGCCGCCCGAGCTCCGAGGCCATCCTCGCCTGCCGCATCATCGACCGCCCGCTGCGCCCGCTGTTCCCGCACACCCTGCGCAACGAAGTGCAGGTCGTCGAGACCGTGCTCGCCGTGAACCCTGATGACGCTTACGATGTCATCGCCCTGAACGCCGCTTCCGCCTCCACTATGATCTCCGGCCTGCCGTTCGAAGGCCCGGTCTCCGGTGTGCGTCTGGCGCTGATCGACGGCCAGTGGGTCGCCTTCCCGCGTTGGAGTGAGCGTGAGCGCGCCGTGTTCGAGATTGTGGTCGCTGGCCGCGTGATCGAGAACGGTGATGTTGCCATCGCCATGATCGAGGCGGGTGCCGGCAAGAACGCCTGGCACCTCATCTATGACGAGGGTCAGACCAAGCCCGATGAGGAGGTCGTGGCCGGTGGTCTTGAAGCCGCCAAGCCGTTCATCAAGGTGATCTGCGAGGCTCAGGATGAGCTCAAGAAGATCGCCGCCAAGGAGACCAAGGAATTCCAGCTCTTCCCGGAGTACACCGACGAGCTGTATGCCCGTATCGACGAGATCGCTCACAAGGATCTGGACGAGGCGCTCTCCATCGCCGAGAAGCTGCCGCGTCAGGATCGCATCCATGAGATCAAGGAGCACGTGCGCGAGGTGCTCGCGAACGAGTTCACCGATATGGACGACGCCGAGAAGGACAAGGAGCTGGGCAACGCCTTCAAGGAGCTGCAGCGCCAGATCGTGCGCCGCCGCATCCTGACCGAGGACTACCGCATCGACGGCCGTGGCCTGCGCGACATCCGCACCCTGTCCGCCGAGGTGGACATTGTGCCTCGCGTGCACGGCTCCGCCCTGTTCCAGCGTGGCGAGACCCAGATTCTGGGCGTCACCACCCTGAACATGCTCAAGATGGAGCAGCAGATCGACGCGCTGTCCGGTCCGCAGTCCAAGCGCTACATGCACAACTACGAGATGCCGCCGTACTCCACTGGCGAGACCGGCCGCGTCGGCTCCCCGAAGCGTCGTGAGATCGGCCACGGCGCCCTCGCCGAGAAGGCTCTCGTGCCGGTGCTGCCGAGCCGTGAAGAGTTCCCCTACGCCATCCGCCAGGTCTCCGAGGCCATCGGTTCCAACGGTTCCACTTCGATGGGTTCCGTGTGCGCCTCCACGCTGAGCCTTTTGGCTGCCGGCGTGCCGCTGAAGGCCCCGGTTGCCGGCATCGCCATGGGCCTCGTGTCCGGCGACGTTGATGGCAAGCACATCTTCAAGACCCTCACCGATATCCTGGGTGCCGAGGATGCCTTCGGCGACATGGACTTCAAGGTGGCCGGTACTTCCGAGTTCATCACTGCCCTGCAGCTCGACACCAAGCTCGACGGCATCCCCGCCGACATCCTGGCCGCCGCTTTGCAGCAGGCCAAGGAAGCCCGCGCCACGATTCTCGAGGTCATTAACGAGTGCATCGACGGCCCGGCTGAGATGAGCGAGTTCGCTCCGCGCATCATCACCACCACCGTTCCGGTCGAGAAGATCGGCGAGGTCATCGGCCCGAAGGGCAAGATGATCAACCAGATTCAGGAAGATACCGGCGCTGAAATTGCCATCGAGGATGACGGTACCGTCTTCATCTCCTCCGAGGGTGGCGAGGCCGCTAAGAAGGCCAAGTCCATCATCGATTCCATCGCCAACCCGCACGTGCCCGAGGCCGGCGAAACCTACAACGGCAAGGTCGTCAAGACCACGTCGTTCGGCGCTTTCGTGAACCTCACCCCCGGCACTGACGGCCTGCTGCACATCTCCCAGATCCGCAACCTGGCCAACGGCGAGCGTATTGACGCTGTCGAAGACGTGCTCAAGGAAGGCGACACCGTTGAGGTGATCGTTCAGGGTGTCGATGATCGCGGCAAGATCTCCCTGGCCATTCCTGGTTTCGAGGATCAGGAGAACAACGCCCGCCCGAGCCGTGGCGATCGCGATGACCGCCGTGGCGGCCGTGGCCGTGGTGACCGTGACGATCGCCGTGGCGGCCGTGGCCGTCGCTCCGATCGCGATGACCGTGACTTCGACGATCGTGACGACCGTCCGCGTCGCCGTCGCTCCGATGACTTCGAGGATGATTACGACGACCGTCCGCGTCGCCGTCGCTCCGATGACCGTGACTTCGATCGCGATGATCGCGATGATGATCGTCCGCGTCGCCGTCGTTCTGCCGACCGTGACTTCGACGATCGCGATGACCGTGATGCTCGCGACTCCCGTGATGATGATCGTCCGCGTCGCCGTCGCTCTTCCGATCGCGATGACCGTGGCGATCGTGATGACCGCCGTGGCGGTTCCCGTGGCCGTGGCCGTGGCTCGGACCGTAACCCGCGCTACGCCACCGACGACAACTACGACGACTACCGCGCCGACCGCGAAGAGCGTACTGAGCGCCCGCGTCGCCGCGTCCGTCGCGACTTTGATCCGTTCGAGGACTAA
- a CDS encoding NCS2 family permease — MEKFFHLKENGTTVSTEILAGLTTFFAMAYIIVVNPQILSQTGMPWGGVFLATIIAAIIGTLVMGLFANVPYAQAAGMGLNAFFTYTVCFGLGFSWQQTMCMVFLCGLINILITVTKIRKMIILAIPESLQHAIGGGIGLFVAYVGMLNVGLIKFTPGDPKAAAKGGAVAATPGLANFNDKVLWVFLIGLVLAIVFTVMKVKGGMLLAIAITTVIGIPFGVTTWSNSQSISETFSQLPQTFGAIFSAEGFPALFSDPTKLPLVIVTIFAFSMSDTFDTLGTFIGTGRRTGIFSAEDEKALENGHGFSSKMDKALFADSIATSIGAICGTSNTTTYVESSAGIAAGGRTGLTSVVVAICFALSAFLAPVVSAVPSAATAGVLVIVGCMMAASLKEVKWDDIAEAIPAFFAAVFMAFSYSISYGIAGGFIMYCIVKTCKGKAKEVHPIIWTVAALFILDFVCMAIL, encoded by the coding sequence ATGGAGAAGTTCTTCCATTTGAAGGAAAACGGCACGACCGTCTCGACTGAGATTCTGGCCGGCCTGACCACGTTCTTCGCGATGGCTTACATCATCGTCGTCAACCCGCAGATCCTGTCGCAGACGGGTATGCCGTGGGGCGGCGTGTTCCTGGCCACCATCATCGCGGCCATCATCGGCACCCTGGTCATGGGCCTGTTCGCCAACGTGCCGTACGCCCAGGCCGCCGGCATGGGCCTCAACGCGTTCTTCACCTACACCGTGTGCTTCGGCCTCGGCTTCAGCTGGCAGCAGACCATGTGCATGGTGTTCCTGTGCGGCCTGATCAACATCCTCATCACCGTCACCAAGATCCGCAAGATGATCATCCTGGCCATCCCGGAGTCCCTGCAACACGCCATCGGCGGCGGCATCGGCCTGTTCGTGGCCTACGTGGGCATGCTGAACGTCGGCCTGATCAAGTTCACTCCCGGCGATCCGAAGGCCGCCGCCAAGGGCGGTGCCGTTGCGGCTACCCCGGGTCTGGCCAACTTCAACGACAAGGTGCTGTGGGTCTTCCTGATCGGCCTCGTACTGGCCATTGTGTTCACCGTGATGAAGGTTAAGGGCGGCATGCTGCTGGCCATCGCCATCACCACCGTAATCGGCATCCCGTTCGGCGTGACCACCTGGTCCAACTCGCAGTCCATCAGCGAGACCTTCTCCCAGCTGCCGCAGACCTTCGGCGCGATCTTCTCCGCCGAGGGCTTCCCGGCACTGTTCTCTGATCCGACCAAGCTGCCGCTGGTCATCGTGACCATCTTCGCCTTCTCCATGTCCGATACGTTCGACACCCTGGGCACTTTCATCGGCACCGGCCGCCGCACCGGCATCTTCTCCGCCGAGGATGAGAAGGCTCTGGAGAACGGCCACGGCTTCTCCTCCAAGATGGACAAGGCCCTGTTCGCCGACTCCATCGCCACCTCCATCGGCGCCATCTGCGGCACCTCGAACACCACCACCTACGTCGAGTCTTCCGCCGGCATCGCCGCAGGCGGCCGAACCGGCCTGACCTCCGTGGTTGTGGCGATCTGCTTCGCCTTGTCCGCGTTCCTGGCCCCGGTCGTCTCCGCCGTGCCGTCCGCCGCAACCGCCGGCGTGCTGGTGATCGTCGGCTGCATGATGGCCGCTTCCCTGAAGGAAGTCAAGTGGGACGACATCGCCGAAGCCATTCCGGCGTTCTTCGCCGCCGTGTTCATGGCCTTCTCCTACTCCATCTCCTACGGCATCGCCGGAGGCTTCATCATGTACTGCATCGTGAAGACCTGCAAGGGCAAGGCCAAGGAGGTTCACCCGATCATCTGGACTGTGGCCGCGCTGTTCATTCTGGACTTCGTGTGCATGGCGATTCTGTAA
- a CDS encoding beta-xylosidase family glycoside hydrolase: protein MPVFADDSTPSSTPSDGSYTTTDSGDGTYSIPMLNTDVPDISVIRVSKDDPNNKDGRDVYYMVSTTMELSPGSPIMKSYDLVNWWIVTYVYDRISMSDASSLRNGASSYGEGEWAPSLRYHNGRFYVLFNTNNLNGAYIYYTDDIENGPWTKIALNRGFHDPSLYFDEQGSPWIISGVNQYRLSDDLTTVVESHENIISAEQFTDDLGETPTGFEGSQTFKIGDYFYTPTIYWGKDGRMVMLLRTTDLLDGSKYEAKKYYLGAFAQGSLVEVDNGDGTTSWHGFFFRDTYPTGRIPGLIPATWGDDGWPVFGDNNQVSASDTYDKLIDLPADLENLVRQRSLVNSDDFDNDAPHQSYQDQDWWTLEEPPQVDDSLIGIELVDNGDFENGTESWTPQWNGTLTAITDGSLSGTTSLAVTNRGEYNGAGPGQSMDGKLQQGVTYRASATIRYDHEMDGVDSSAVTSHLFYVAIQYADGTINRVATGTVKRGETTTITGEFSIPSDANVEGSKLIVETAWGAEGTCMDYVIDDISLIGLADEKEYPVAEEYQPNGSNLDLVWEWGHNPDNRYWSLTDREGWLRLTNGHKVSATAKYMKGTYGDLTYFETARNVLSQRTFGGSMSVETHMDVSHMKDGDTAGLATYTRSFAYAAVRQENGQRTLGVVKRVYDNGVKDADGNIVDDTIDRDAEEAFVSGGTVTLPDDATNVWIKSDNTLDNASGKLTIQYWYSLDGKQWSKLGDEQGPLTYDWSLSHFKGYRIGLFNYAKENTGGYVDFDYYDLSDVLTSDGKAVDTSKLRSAIDQADSLQSAEYPMDEWDKMLTLLDKAKQALASDPSTQNEVDAPQRALSLQLAQLAVDRQSGDGGNPGGGDQTGDGNQSGNGDQTGDGGQQQSSTADDNSSELSSTGSSVTPMVLSAIALMLAGISVIRIRRSSR from the coding sequence AAGGACGATCCGAATAACAAAGACGGTCGTGATGTGTATTACATGGTGAGTACCACTATGGAGCTCAGTCCCGGATCTCCAATTATGAAATCCTATGATCTGGTCAATTGGTGGATAGTCACGTACGTGTATGATCGCATTTCTATGAGCGATGCTTCATCCTTGCGCAATGGAGCTAGCTCGTATGGCGAAGGCGAGTGGGCTCCGTCGCTGCGCTATCACAATGGCCGCTTCTACGTGTTATTCAATACGAACAACCTTAATGGCGCTTATATCTACTACACCGATGATATTGAGAATGGTCCTTGGACGAAGATTGCCCTTAATCGGGGATTCCATGATCCGTCATTGTATTTTGATGAGCAAGGGAGTCCTTGGATTATCTCCGGCGTCAACCAATATAGGCTGTCCGATGATTTAACCACGGTGGTGGAGAGCCATGAGAATATCATCTCTGCCGAACAGTTCACTGATGATCTTGGTGAGACTCCTACCGGATTTGAAGGATCTCAGACTTTCAAAATCGGTGATTATTTCTATACTCCAACGATTTACTGGGGCAAAGACGGTCGTATGGTGATGCTGCTGCGCACCACTGATTTGCTTGATGGCTCCAAATACGAAGCCAAAAAGTATTATCTAGGTGCTTTCGCACAAGGTAGCCTTGTTGAAGTCGACAACGGTGATGGCACGACGTCTTGGCATGGATTCTTCTTCCGAGACACATATCCGACCGGACGTATTCCCGGTTTGATTCCTGCAACGTGGGGTGATGACGGATGGCCTGTGTTTGGGGACAATAATCAGGTAAGCGCGTCGGACACCTACGACAAACTGATTGATTTGCCTGCTGATTTGGAGAATCTGGTTCGCCAGCGTTCCCTGGTCAATTCGGACGATTTTGATAATGACGCGCCTCATCAGTCTTATCAGGATCAGGATTGGTGGACTCTGGAGGAGCCTCCTCAGGTTGACGATTCTCTGATTGGAATCGAGCTGGTGGACAATGGCGATTTCGAAAACGGGACTGAATCGTGGACCCCTCAGTGGAATGGTACGCTTACCGCGATTACGGATGGTTCTCTTTCTGGAACCACGAGTCTTGCTGTGACGAATCGTGGCGAATACAATGGCGCTGGCCCGGGTCAATCTATGGATGGAAAATTGCAGCAGGGCGTGACATATCGTGCCAGTGCAACGATTCGATACGACCATGAGATGGACGGCGTCGATTCATCGGCTGTGACTTCCCACCTGTTTTATGTGGCGATTCAATATGCAGACGGCACAATTAATCGTGTGGCCACAGGAACAGTGAAACGTGGGGAGACGACTACTATCACAGGTGAGTTCTCCATCCCATCCGACGCTAATGTGGAAGGTTCCAAACTCATTGTCGAAACCGCGTGGGGTGCGGAAGGCACGTGCATGGATTACGTCATCGACGATATTTCCCTGATCGGTCTTGCTGATGAGAAGGAATATCCGGTCGCCGAAGAATACCAACCCAATGGTTCGAATCTTGATTTGGTATGGGAATGGGGACATAATCCAGATAACCGATATTGGTCTCTCACTGATCGTGAAGGCTGGTTGCGTTTGACCAATGGGCACAAGGTTTCCGCCACGGCCAAATATATGAAAGGCACTTATGGCGACCTGACATATTTTGAAACCGCCCGTAACGTTTTGTCGCAGCGTACCTTTGGCGGATCCATGTCTGTGGAAACCCACATGGATGTCAGTCATATGAAGGATGGAGACACCGCAGGCCTCGCTACATATACCCGTAGTTTTGCCTATGCCGCTGTGCGTCAAGAAAATGGACAGCGAACGTTGGGCGTGGTCAAGCGTGTCTACGACAATGGCGTGAAGGACGCGGACGGTAATATCGTTGACGATACGATTGATCGTGACGCTGAAGAGGCCTTTGTATCGGGCGGCACAGTGACATTGCCAGATGATGCGACCAATGTGTGGATCAAGTCGGACAACACACTGGATAATGCGAGTGGTAAGTTGACGATTCAGTATTGGTACAGTCTGGACGGTAAGCAATGGTCCAAGCTTGGCGACGAGCAGGGGCCGCTGACTTACGATTGGAGCTTGTCGCACTTTAAGGGGTATCGAATCGGCTTGTTCAATTACGCCAAGGAGAATACGGGTGGTTATGTCGATTTTGATTACTATGACTTGAGCGACGTGTTGACTTCTGACGGCAAAGCTGTGGATACGTCTAAGCTGCGTTCGGCCATTGATCAGGCTGACTCTCTGCAGTCTGCGGAATATCCTATGGATGAGTGGGATAAGATGCTCACGCTACTTGATAAGGCAAAGCAGGCGTTGGCATCCGATCCTTCCACGCAAAATGAGGTGGATGCCCCGCAGCGTGCACTGAGTTTGCAGCTCGCGCAATTGGCGGTTGACCGTCAGTCTGGTGATGGCGGAAATCCTGGTGGTGGTGATCAGACCGGTGACGGTAACCAGTCGGGTAACGGCGATCAGACCGGTGATGGCGGCCAGCAACAGTCTTCTACTGCTGATGATAATTCATCTGAACTGTCATCAACTGGTTCGTCCGTAACACCGATGGTGCTGTCTGCAATTGCCCTGATGCTGGCTGGCATCAGTGTCATTCGGATACGCCGCTCTTCGCGCTGA
- the rpsO gene encoding 30S ribosomal protein S15, whose protein sequence is MALTAEEKQEIIAKYATHEGDTGSPEVQVALLSKRIADLTEHLKEHKHDHHSRRGMQLMIGDRRRLLDYLKRVDINRYRSLIERLGLRR, encoded by the coding sequence GTGGCACTGACGGCTGAAGAAAAGCAGGAAATCATCGCTAAGTACGCGACCCATGAAGGTGACACCGGCTCTCCGGAGGTCCAGGTTGCTCTGCTGAGCAAGCGTATCGCTGATCTGACCGAGCACCTCAAGGAGCACAAGCACGACCACCACTCCCGTCGTGGTATGCAGCTGATGATCGGTGACCGTCGTCGCCTGCTTGACTACCTCAAGCGCGTTGACATCAACCGTTACCGTTCCCTCATCGAGCGTCTGGGTCTGCGTCGATAA